A section of the Primulina eburnea isolate SZY01 chromosome 1, ASM2296580v1, whole genome shotgun sequence genome encodes:
- the LOC140831297 gene encoding U-box domain-containing protein 3-like isoform X1 — protein sequence MMLSMDLTSLRSLLNSISRFIHLVSCCASGKIPVEEEYRSIAAFLKQLKPVLDDIADCKDTFDESLAKVCEELDSAVNGARMLLEKWSLKMSKILCVLESKPLVITIQISIVKLSCVLYRISVSSPTTLSLSRAQLCMQESQNLNLGKVSEYIDAIVKSKKGGDIFGTVHLMAIIESLNLRSKQEFLSECIALEKEKQKAEDNRTKKGSDQIPQATQLMSHIRDYMVRENVEDIHGIQIPPYFRCPLSLGLMLDPVILSSGQTYECGAIRKWLDHGLETCPITHKKLSHKNLIPNCTVKALILSWCDENKVKLSRNPPYIVSVELHSEEISNQDGLQCSAQTKNSSLGSNSSRPIEEKNGVDIEESEKFDQSSPEHSSIHSRSESASSAVSSIEYLLTESTEISGISTKQDDASEKSGDITSACPTSSVSNKIFRESPLTGKQCLSLAVNGNHRDSLRTPSLSSEAGSNDLTSTSHIEKLVEDLKSESTELQTAAAGELRFLAKYNVENRFIIGQSGAISPLISLLNSDKELIQEQTVTAILNLSINEKLKAKIGEEGALEPLIHVLRTGTSEAKENAAAALFSLSLLDDYRMKIGRSSAVKALVDLLGTGSIRGQKDAATALFSLSIFHENKARIVQAGAVKHLVPLMDTEMADKVVALLANLSTIEDGCTVIAREGGIPSLVEVLDTGTQRGKENAASVLMQLCINSSKHCRNVLQEGAVPPLVALTQSGTPRAKEKVCMQQSSSYLIVLLDTQIDIHSL from the exons ATGATGCT GTCAATGGACTTGACGTCATTACGAAGTCTTCTTAACAGTATATCTCGCTTCATTCATTTGGTATCATGTTGTGCCTCTGGGAAAATTCCAGTCGAGGAGGAATACAGAAGTATAGCAGCTTTCTTGAAGCAATTGAAGCCAGTACTTGATGATATCGCCGATTGTAAAGATACTTTCGATGAATCTCTAGCTAAAGTGTGTGAAGAATTGGATTCTGCTGTCAATGGGGCTAGAATGTTACTTGAAAAATGGTCTCTGAAAATGAGCAAGATTCTTTGT GTACTAGAAAGTAAGCCCTTGGTGATTACAATTCAGATTTCCATAGTCAAGCTATCTTGTGTTTTATACAGAATATCTGTGTCATCACCAACCACTTTGAGTCTATCTCGCGCTCAG TTATGTATGCAGGAATCTCAGAATTTGAATCTCGGAAAAGTGTCAGAATATATAGATGCGattgttaaaagcaaaaaaggAGGAGATATTTTTGGCACCGTACATCTTATGGCAATTATCGAGTCCCTCAACTTGAGATCAAAACAAGAATTCTTGAGTGAGTGTATTGCTTTGGAAAAGGAAAAACAGAAAGCGGAAGACAATAGAACAAAAAAGGGTTCGGATCAAATCCCTCAGGCTACTCAGCTTATGAGTCATATTCGTGATTACATGGTTCGCGAGAATGTTGAAGACATACACGGTATTCAGATTCCTCCATATTTCCGCTGTCCCTTATCTTTGGGACTCATGTTGGATCCTGTAATCTTGTCCTCTGGCCAAACATACGAGTGTGGTGCCATTAGAAAATGGCTCGATCATGGATTAGAGACTTGCCCCATTACTCATAAGAAACTCTCTCACAAAAATCTTATTCCCAATTGTACAGTTAAAGCtcttattttgagttggtgTGATGAAAATAAAGTAAAGCTCTCCCGCAACCCTCCATATATTGTCTCAGTTGAACTTCATTCAGAAGAAATTAGTAATCAAGATGGTCTCCAGTGTTCAGCGCAAACGAAAAATTCATCTTTGGGATCAAACAGTTCTCGACCTATTGAAGAAAAAAACGGTGTTGACATAGAGGAGTCTGAGAAATTCGATCAATCGTCCCCGGAACATTCATCTATTCACAGCCGGAGTGAATCAGCATCAAGTGCTGTTTCAAGCATCGAGTATCTCCTGACAGAATCAACTGAAATTTCAGGGATATCCACAAAGCAAGATGATGCAAGTGAAAAATCAGGGGATATAACATCTGCTTGTCCCACTTCCTCagtttcaaataaaattttcagGGAATCTCCTTTAACTGGGAAGCAGTGTCTCAGCTTGGCCGTAAACGGAAATCATAGAGACTCATTGAGGACACCATCATTATCGTCCGAGGCAGGGTCTAATGATTTGACTTCTACTTCCCACATCGAAAAACTGGTCGAAGACTTGAAGAGCGAATCAACCGAATTGCAAACTGCTGCTGCTGGAGAATTACGGTTTCTTGCAAAGTATAATGTGGAGAATCGCTTCATTATAGGTCAATCCGGGGCAATTTCCCCATTAATCTCATTGTTAAACTCTGATAAGGAGCTCATCCAGGAACAAACGGTCACCGCAATTCTTAATTTATCGATTAATGAAAAGCTCAAGGCCAAGATTGGAGAAGAAGGTGCTCTAGAACCACTTATCCACGTTTTGAGAACCGGAACATCAGAGGCCAAAGAGAATGCCGCAGCTGCTCTTTTTAGCCTCTCACTTTTAGATGACTATAGGATGAAGATTGGTCGATCAAGTGCAGTCAAGGCATTGGTTGATCTATTAGGAACAGGTTCTATCAGAGGACAGAAAGATGCTGCGACTGCCTTATTCAGCTTATctatatttcatgaaaacaagGCTCGCATCGTTCAGGCAGGAGCTGTAAAACATTTGGTTCCATTGATGGATACAGAAATGGCCGATAAAGTTGTAGCTCTTCTCGCCAATTTGTCCACTATCGAAGATGGATGCACAGTTATTGCTCGAGAAGGGGGGATACCATCACTTGTGGAGGTTCTAGATACCGGAACTCAAAGAGGAAAGGAGAACGCCGCTTCCGTGCTGATGCAGCTGTGCATTAACAGTAGCAAACACTGTCGGAATGTTTTGCAAGAAGGAGCTGTTCCACCCCTTGTCGCACTGACACAATCTGGAACTCCAAGAGCTAAAGAAAAGGTATGCATGCAGCAGAGCTCCAGTTATCTCATAGTACTGCTAGATACTCAAATCGACATACATAGCTTATGA
- the LOC140831297 gene encoding U-box domain-containing protein 3-like isoform X2 — protein sequence MDLTSLRSLLNSISRFIHLVSCCASGKIPVEEEYRSIAAFLKQLKPVLDDIADCKDTFDESLAKVCEELDSAVNGARMLLEKWSLKMSKILCVLESKPLVITIQISIVKLSCVLYRISVSSPTTLSLSRAQLCMQESQNLNLGKVSEYIDAIVKSKKGGDIFGTVHLMAIIESLNLRSKQEFLSECIALEKEKQKAEDNRTKKGSDQIPQATQLMSHIRDYMVRENVEDIHGIQIPPYFRCPLSLGLMLDPVILSSGQTYECGAIRKWLDHGLETCPITHKKLSHKNLIPNCTVKALILSWCDENKVKLSRNPPYIVSVELHSEEISNQDGLQCSAQTKNSSLGSNSSRPIEEKNGVDIEESEKFDQSSPEHSSIHSRSESASSAVSSIEYLLTESTEISGISTKQDDASEKSGDITSACPTSSVSNKIFRESPLTGKQCLSLAVNGNHRDSLRTPSLSSEAGSNDLTSTSHIEKLVEDLKSESTELQTAAAGELRFLAKYNVENRFIIGQSGAISPLISLLNSDKELIQEQTVTAILNLSINEKLKAKIGEEGALEPLIHVLRTGTSEAKENAAAALFSLSLLDDYRMKIGRSSAVKALVDLLGTGSIRGQKDAATALFSLSIFHENKARIVQAGAVKHLVPLMDTEMADKVVALLANLSTIEDGCTVIAREGGIPSLVEVLDTGTQRGKENAASVLMQLCINSSKHCRNVLQEGAVPPLVALTQSGTPRAKEKVCMQQSSSYLIVLLDTQIDIHSL from the exons ATGGACTTGACGTCATTACGAAGTCTTCTTAACAGTATATCTCGCTTCATTCATTTGGTATCATGTTGTGCCTCTGGGAAAATTCCAGTCGAGGAGGAATACAGAAGTATAGCAGCTTTCTTGAAGCAATTGAAGCCAGTACTTGATGATATCGCCGATTGTAAAGATACTTTCGATGAATCTCTAGCTAAAGTGTGTGAAGAATTGGATTCTGCTGTCAATGGGGCTAGAATGTTACTTGAAAAATGGTCTCTGAAAATGAGCAAGATTCTTTGT GTACTAGAAAGTAAGCCCTTGGTGATTACAATTCAGATTTCCATAGTCAAGCTATCTTGTGTTTTATACAGAATATCTGTGTCATCACCAACCACTTTGAGTCTATCTCGCGCTCAG TTATGTATGCAGGAATCTCAGAATTTGAATCTCGGAAAAGTGTCAGAATATATAGATGCGattgttaaaagcaaaaaaggAGGAGATATTTTTGGCACCGTACATCTTATGGCAATTATCGAGTCCCTCAACTTGAGATCAAAACAAGAATTCTTGAGTGAGTGTATTGCTTTGGAAAAGGAAAAACAGAAAGCGGAAGACAATAGAACAAAAAAGGGTTCGGATCAAATCCCTCAGGCTACTCAGCTTATGAGTCATATTCGTGATTACATGGTTCGCGAGAATGTTGAAGACATACACGGTATTCAGATTCCTCCATATTTCCGCTGTCCCTTATCTTTGGGACTCATGTTGGATCCTGTAATCTTGTCCTCTGGCCAAACATACGAGTGTGGTGCCATTAGAAAATGGCTCGATCATGGATTAGAGACTTGCCCCATTACTCATAAGAAACTCTCTCACAAAAATCTTATTCCCAATTGTACAGTTAAAGCtcttattttgagttggtgTGATGAAAATAAAGTAAAGCTCTCCCGCAACCCTCCATATATTGTCTCAGTTGAACTTCATTCAGAAGAAATTAGTAATCAAGATGGTCTCCAGTGTTCAGCGCAAACGAAAAATTCATCTTTGGGATCAAACAGTTCTCGACCTATTGAAGAAAAAAACGGTGTTGACATAGAGGAGTCTGAGAAATTCGATCAATCGTCCCCGGAACATTCATCTATTCACAGCCGGAGTGAATCAGCATCAAGTGCTGTTTCAAGCATCGAGTATCTCCTGACAGAATCAACTGAAATTTCAGGGATATCCACAAAGCAAGATGATGCAAGTGAAAAATCAGGGGATATAACATCTGCTTGTCCCACTTCCTCagtttcaaataaaattttcagGGAATCTCCTTTAACTGGGAAGCAGTGTCTCAGCTTGGCCGTAAACGGAAATCATAGAGACTCATTGAGGACACCATCATTATCGTCCGAGGCAGGGTCTAATGATTTGACTTCTACTTCCCACATCGAAAAACTGGTCGAAGACTTGAAGAGCGAATCAACCGAATTGCAAACTGCTGCTGCTGGAGAATTACGGTTTCTTGCAAAGTATAATGTGGAGAATCGCTTCATTATAGGTCAATCCGGGGCAATTTCCCCATTAATCTCATTGTTAAACTCTGATAAGGAGCTCATCCAGGAACAAACGGTCACCGCAATTCTTAATTTATCGATTAATGAAAAGCTCAAGGCCAAGATTGGAGAAGAAGGTGCTCTAGAACCACTTATCCACGTTTTGAGAACCGGAACATCAGAGGCCAAAGAGAATGCCGCAGCTGCTCTTTTTAGCCTCTCACTTTTAGATGACTATAGGATGAAGATTGGTCGATCAAGTGCAGTCAAGGCATTGGTTGATCTATTAGGAACAGGTTCTATCAGAGGACAGAAAGATGCTGCGACTGCCTTATTCAGCTTATctatatttcatgaaaacaagGCTCGCATCGTTCAGGCAGGAGCTGTAAAACATTTGGTTCCATTGATGGATACAGAAATGGCCGATAAAGTTGTAGCTCTTCTCGCCAATTTGTCCACTATCGAAGATGGATGCACAGTTATTGCTCGAGAAGGGGGGATACCATCACTTGTGGAGGTTCTAGATACCGGAACTCAAAGAGGAAAGGAGAACGCCGCTTCCGTGCTGATGCAGCTGTGCATTAACAGTAGCAAACACTGTCGGAATGTTTTGCAAGAAGGAGCTGTTCCACCCCTTGTCGCACTGACACAATCTGGAACTCCAAGAGCTAAAGAAAAGGTATGCATGCAGCAGAGCTCCAGTTATCTCATAGTACTGCTAGATACTCAAATCGACATACATAGCTTATGA